Proteins encoded in a region of the Ancylothrix sp. D3o genome:
- a CDS encoding competence protein CoiA family protein, translating into MESKKAIQYKYALNSENQTVYIGDLERTPGLRNQAFTCISCENILIPKLGKIRSKHFAHKYIASCSEETYLHKLVKNLFVQEYQKCLDTRSPFELELEIPQICNTYETFFGTTCTLEIIEKPFDLTKRYTRVSLETREGEFIPDVLLSNDSGIQKLFVEIAVTHFLSEKKVNSSFKIIEIQIKSEEDIDFIHQRLIRQSDPKVKFINLDIKPDVSFYCKDKECPTKMGMFIVLKSGKLLHI; encoded by the coding sequence ATGGAATCGAAAAAGGCTATTCAGTATAAATATGCTTTAAATTCTGAAAATCAGACGGTTTATATAGGAGACTTAGAACGTACTCCTGGCTTGAGAAATCAAGCTTTCACTTGTATTTCTTGTGAGAATATCCTAATCCCTAAACTTGGAAAAATCAGAAGTAAGCATTTTGCTCACAAATATATTGCTAGTTGTTCCGAAGAAACTTATTTACACAAACTGGTTAAAAACTTGTTTGTTCAGGAGTATCAAAAATGTCTGGATACTCGAAGTCCGTTTGAGCTAGAATTAGAAATTCCCCAGATTTGTAATACTTACGAAACTTTTTTTGGAACCACCTGCACGCTAGAAATAATAGAAAAACCTTTTGACTTAACAAAAAGATATACCAGGGTATCCCTTGAAACTAGAGAGGGAGAGTTCATCCCAGATGTTTTACTCAGTAATGATTCCGGAATTCAAAAGTTATTTGTTGAAATAGCGGTCACTCATTTTTTGAGCGAAAAAAAAGTGAATTCTTCCTTTAAGATTATTGAAATACAGATAAAAAGCGAGGAAGATATAGATTTTATCCACCAACGATTAATCAGACAAAGCGATCCAAAAGTCAAATTCATTAATTTGGACATAAAACCCGACGTTAGCTTTTACTGCAAAGACAAAGAATGCCCGACAAAAATGGGGATGTTCATCGTACTC